A region of the Actinomycetota bacterium genome:
CCGGAGCGACTCGTACACCACGAGCGCCCTTCCGGTCCTGGACACGGACTCCAGGATCGCCGCGGTGTCCAGCGGCGAGATGGTCCGGAGATCGACCACCTCGGCGGAGATCCCCTCCTCGGCCAGGTCGTCCGCCGCCTCCAGGGCCCGGTGGACCATGGCGCCGTACGTCACGATGGTGACGTCCTGGCCGAGCCGCTTCACGTCGGCTTCCCGATCGGGACCAGGGCCTCCTGGTCGTCCGGGACGACCTCGCGGACCCGCCGGTACAGCCACCGGTGTTCCAGGAACACGCAGGGGTCATCGTCCCGGATGGCCGACTTGAGCAGCCCCTTGGCGTCGCTGGGGAAGGCGGGACAGAGGACCTTCAAGCTCGGGGCGTGTGCCAGCCGTGGCTCCGGGCTCTGGGAGTGGAACGGCCCGGCCAGCGCGCCCCCGCCGGACGGCCCCCGGACCACCAGCGGCACCGGCTCGCCGGTCCGGTAGTGGTGCGTCCCGGCCACCGTCGTCAGCTCGTCGAGGCCGCCGGCGGCCACGTCCGCGAACGCGAGCTCCACCACCGGGCGAAGCCCTTCCATGGCCGCGCTCATCGCCATCCCGACGAGGGCATCGCCGCGGGCGGGCACGTCCAGCACCCGATCCGGACCGAACCGCTCCGCGAATCCCCTGGTGACCCCGACGGTGCCGCCGCCGGCGCTCGCGCTCGGCTCCGAGCTCAGCAGGAACACCCGCTCGTCGCGCTCCATCTCCTCCCACAGGGCCTCCGCGATGGCGAGACGGAAGGTGGCCTCGCCCCGGTCGGTGCGGCTGCCCGGCGGCCGGGTGGCCTCTGCGCCCGCCCCCGCTCCACGCTCGGCCCGGAACATCACCCTCGCGTCCTCGAGCCCGCCGGCGCAGCGGTCTGGTCGCCCTCGCCGGCGAACATGACGGGGTTGGCGAACACGCCGCGGGTCAGTTCAGCCGGGTCCGGCAGTGGGGAGGACTGCGCGAACTCGTAGGCCTCGTTGAACTCCTTCTCCACCCGGGCCTGGATCGCGGCCACCTCCGCCTCGTCGACGGCCCCTTCGGACACCAACACCTCTGCGAACGACGACACCGGATCCCGCCTCGACGCGGCCGCTTCGACGATGGACGGCCCGCCGCCCGAGCGGGCTCGCTCCACGGCCTCCACCGCGGCCCCGTACACCTCCAGCACGTCGGAGCCGTCCACCCGGACGCTCGGTATCCCGGAGGCCGCCGCCCGGCTCGGCGCGGAGGAAGCCGCCCCGCTCTGCTCGACCACCCACACCACCGGGAGCCGGTGGATGGCCGAGGCTTCCACGGACTGGTTCCACCGCCCGCCCCAGGTCGCCTGGCCCGCGCTTCCGTCCCCGTCCCGCCCGCCGGTGGTACCGCCGGTCCGGCCCCACACGTTGGCCAGGGCCCGCCCCAGCCTGACCCCTTTGGCCAGCAGCGCGAAGAGATCCCACTCCGTTCCGAACAGCGAGTCGTCGGGCCGGAGCACGTGCGCCACGGCGACGTGCGTGCCCTCCCGGCCGCGATCGAAGTGGATCGGGCCCGGAATCCGGCCCTGACGGTGCATCGACTCCATGCGCTCCTGGACGTGGCGGCTCAGCTTGAGCAGATACAGGATTCGCCGGGCTTCCTCCGGCTCGGGCTTCCCATCCCCCTGCCCCCGCCCCTGCTCCCGCGCCTTCGGCACCGGACCGTCCTCGCGGCCTAGGCGGTGTGCAGGGGCTTGCCCGCCAGCGCCAGGTGCGCCTCGCCGATGGCCTCCGACAGCGTGGGGTGGGGGTGGATGAGCGCGGCGACCTCTGCCGGCGCCGCTTCCCAGTTCGTGATGAGCATGGCCTCGGCCACCAGGTCGGTGACGTGCGGACCGATCAGGTGCACGCCCAGGACCGGGCCGCCTCCCTTCTGCGCCAGCAGCTTCACCATCCCGCCCTCGCCCACGATGTCGGCCTTCCCGATGGCGGCCATGTTGAGCTTCTTCACCTCGACCTCGTACCCGCGCTCGCGGGCCTGCGCCTCGGTCAGCCCGACGGAGGAGACCTCCGGGGTCGAGAACGTCACCCGCGGCACGCCCGGGTAGTCGATCTCGGCGGGGTCCTCCCCGGCGATGCGCTCGGCCACGTTGATGCCCTCGGCGAACGAGACATGGGCCAGCTGGAACGGGGTGGCGGCGACGTCGCCCACCGCCCACACGTGCTCGGCCGTGGTCAGGAGCGAGCCGTTCACCTTCACGTACCCGCGCTCCAGCTCGACGCCGGCCTCCTCGTACCCGATGCCGTCGGAGATGGGGCCGCGACCCACCGCCACCAGGCAGATGTCGGCGGAGACCTCCTGGGTCTTGCCCCCGGCCTCATAGGTGACCTTCACGCTGTCGCCGGAATCCTTGACGTCCTGGACCTTCGCCCCCGCGAACGAGCGGATCTTGCGCTTGCGGAAGGCCCGATCCAGCTCCTTGGAGATGTCCTCGTCCTCCAGCGGGGCCAGGCGGGGGAGGGCCTCGATCAGCGTGACCTCCGCGCCGAAGGACCGGTAGAACGACGCGAACTCCAGGCCCACCGCCCCGGCCCCGATCACCACCGCCGACCGCGGGATGTAGGGCAGCACCAGCGCCTGGTCGCTGGTGATGATTCGCTCCGTGATCTCGAGTCCGGGCAACAGACGGGGGTACGAACCGGAGGCCAGCACGACGTCGGTGGCCTGGACGATGCGCCCGTCCACGTCGAACACCCGCTCGGGGGTCAGCTTGGCCCCCCCCTGGATCACGTCGATCTTGCGCATCTTGATCAGGCTGGTCAGGCCGCTCACCAGCTTGTCCACGACCTTGCGCTGGAACGCCAGCACGCCGTCCCAGTCCGGCTCCCCGGACGCCTTGATCCCCCATTCCTCGGAGCGGGTGACGCTGTCCAGGACCGCCGCCGACTGGAGCAGGGCCTTCGTTGGGATGCATCCGCGGAGCAGGCACGTCCCGCCCAGCCGGTCGTCGCGCTCGATCAGCGCCACGCGCTTGCCGAGCTCCGCCGCGCGTAGGGCGCACGCGTAGCCGCCCGTCCCGGCGCCGAGGATGGCCACGTCGTACGAGCTCTCAGCCATGCGCAGGTCCCTCCATCGA
Encoded here:
- a CDS encoding thiamine pyrophosphate-dependent enzyme, whose amino-acid sequence is MPKAREQGRGQGDGKPEPEEARRILYLLKLSRHVQERMESMHRQGRIPGPIHFDRGREGTHVAVAHVLRPDDSLFGTEWDLFALLAKGVRLGRALANVWGRTGGTTGGRDGDGSAGQATWGGRWNQSVEASAIHRLPVVWVVEQSGAASSAPSRAAASGIPSVRVDGSDVLEVYGAAVEAVERARSGGGPSIVEAAASRRDPVSSFAEVLVSEGAVDEAEVAAIQARVEKEFNEAYEFAQSSPLPDPAELTRGVFANPVMFAGEGDQTAAPAGSRTRG
- the lpdA gene encoding dihydrolipoyl dehydrogenase; translated protein: MAESSYDVAILGAGTGGYACALRAAELGKRVALIERDDRLGGTCLLRGCIPTKALLQSAAVLDSVTRSEEWGIKASGEPDWDGVLAFQRKVVDKLVSGLTSLIKMRKIDVIQGGAKLTPERVFDVDGRIVQATDVVLASGSYPRLLPGLEITERIITSDQALVLPYIPRSAVVIGAGAVGLEFASFYRSFGAEVTLIEALPRLAPLEDEDISKELDRAFRKRKIRSFAGAKVQDVKDSGDSVKVTYEAGGKTQEVSADICLVAVGRGPISDGIGYEEAGVELERGYVKVNGSLLTTAEHVWAVGDVAATPFQLAHVSFAEGINVAERIAGEDPAEIDYPGVPRVTFSTPEVSSVGLTEAQARERGYEVEVKKLNMAAIGKADIVGEGGMVKLLAQKGGGPVLGVHLIGPHVTDLVAEAMLITNWEAAPAEVAALIHPHPTLSEAIGEAHLALAGKPLHTA